TACTTAACGACAACAAATTGACGTTAAGTAAATCTTATAAATAGATTTAATCTTCATCATCAAaaaataataaactaatattGGATGGGAGCCCACATCTCATTTAAGTCAAAAAAGAAAAGATTCATTTATTTGATTTACTAAGGCTGTTACGAGAAATATGTAGGGCAAAGGCACACTTCCCAGTACACATGATGTATGGTTGCCCTGGATAAGAAATACAACACTTGGATGAAAAAGTGCCTACAAATGCTAAACTCAAAGGAGCTTCAGAGTTTGTTCAAAATTAGTAAGGaattcatccatttcattcttgTTTAAAGCTACACCCACCTCTACTGCGCTTTCTCCATCTCTGCAGTCCGCCAGAGATATTGCTCCATCGTAATCAATGTGAGTCAGCTCAACCTTGCAAGGCCTTCCCCACCCAAAGTTCGTTTCATACACTTGTAATTTTGGCGACCCTGCAACTGCTGTAAAACTCCGTGTCATAGTTTCAATCCTTTTATCACTTCTCTCCATTTCTTTAATTCCTTTTCCTATAGCCTTGGCAGCCAAAATAATTCCACTTTCTCCTAATACCTCTCTTTTCTTTATCTCAATAGCGCATGGTTTTAAACAATTCCCAAGGTATGTTGTTGGTACCCAGAATTCCAGGCGGTTCCGGCAATCATACGGACATAAGAAGTAATACAACTCATCGTCACCGTTGTCATGTGATAAACTATTGGCAACACTCTCTTTTGATTTAATCAAACAAACCCATATGTAGGCACATGTCACTACGAAAGTTGAGATGTGATATTGCTCTGTATCAACGCTGCTCCTGCACTGTGCTGTGACCAAATGCTTTAGTTTTTCGGCATGGGCTCGACTTAACACAAATGTGGCGCGAACCTTGTCTGCTGCTAAATCTTGGGTCGATGCTGAATTCTCACCGCTGGTTGATATCCAATCCCAATAATCCTTCAATAGAACCAACTCTATGCCACCAGGATCCTTGATAATGTCCTTTTTAATAAAAGGAAGTGAATTTTCGAGACAAGTCAAGTCTCCACCCGACCTATAAACAGACGTCCAAGACCTCATCAAATGCATGAACGACTTGCCATCACCAACAGCATGGCAATAAGTTGACCCGATGCAGATGCCAAAGTTTGGAAACACGGTGACTTGAAAGGCTAAGATGGGGAGCACACGACTACCGTCTTCGGTTACATGCTCCGATGGTAGTTGAGGTACAAAGGGGTGTAACAAGTTAACAGGTCGCGGATAATTGGCTATGACATGGTTGAAATCTGCAGCAGATTCAGCAACCGTGAAGGCGACAAAGTCACCCTCCATGTAATGGATATAAGGCTTACCGGGCGGTTGAGGGCACATGATATTAGCTGCGTATGGGAAAAAATGTTGGAGAGTTAGGGGGGAGAGAACGTTTTAGCATAGGAAGAGCGGTCTCAATGAAGTGGGAAGTAGGGTGAGGGAATTCATAGAAGAAAAGGCGTTGTACAGGTGGATTAGGTAACCAAGGAATGTCAAAATAAGTGAGAGGCACAGAGATTGTTGGAACAGAGCCTGGAGGAGGTGAAACACGAAAGCTATCGACAAGCTTAGCCATTTAGGATAAGATCCAGAAATTTTGCACACTTACTGCCCTCGATTCACCCTATTGCATATAGCCAGTGGGGAGAATTGTTATTATCTATCAATACTACCAAATCTAAGAACGAAGGCCCAAGTTTGACAGCTATTATATACAGCAAATGTTTTGTCACAACGCGTGTCCTTTTTTTTGGCCCTATAAGATAATAGTAAATTTTCAGTGTTGATCCCTCTACTTTACTAAAGTTTAGGATTtagtttatattttaatttgatatattttgatCATCTACTTTATCAGTAACATTAGTTagtgtaaataattaacaacctCAAATATTCCATTAAAATATTATCTTGAATTTTCTTAAAAATACCTTTTTAACACGGTTTTAGTATGAAACagatattttaaaagaaattttaacctaaatattttaattaaaataattaactatttaaattaaataaaaataaaaccaaattataAGAAATTAAAGCATAAACATTAAATACCATATATCCTTTTGAGCAAACCATGATGGCCAGATTAGATGTTGCCATCTTACTCGGATCTTTTACCATTGTTTTAGACTTCATACATATTTGTGCTACCAACACACTATTTTGTTAATTAATTGATAAAAAATCAAACCCCAGCGAAGCGGGGCAACTAATCTAATCGTCCATTGTAAGTAGCtgacatttaatatatttaatattttgtataaaaatatttaatattttaaatgtatttaataattattttaatttttatttaatataaaattttaataaaaagtcTTGAGTAAGATAAATAAGTAGATAActatttatcatatttttattttattaaaattaaaataaattattttaaaatgaaatattcaaattattatatttatctttgatctaaaattattcaaaataatataaaatattatattataagattaaaatttaaaataaataatcttttcaaatcaatatttaattttattaaataacacAATTATATTCCGCACTTATATTTTACTAATTTACCAAACAATTATATAATATAAGATAGTTTAAGTTTAGTTAAACTACATCAATTTGATGACTAAGTTGACAAAAAACATTATAAGTTAAATATTTGTATATAGAAGATGTTAATTAAATTTTGGTATAATAATTTATCTGACcttctaattttataaaaaattattttaattctctatttaatttttttcacctTTTAGCTCTTAAACTTACATTATTTATCAAATCACCTGGATGAAAAAACTATCCTCCGTTACTTTCTTGATGTGGTGTCCATATGATGTCACGttagaaattaattattttaatataaaaattcaaaaaataaaattatctaaaaattaaaaatataaatataaaatatttttaatttaaaaataattaattgctaacgTGACATATATATGAACTTCCACATGAATGCTACGTTAACAAAATTAATAGATgataactttttatttattttgaaataatttgataaataattaaaatttaaaggctaaaaattttaaaaaataattaaccaaatTGAGTTATTTTATAAAGTAAATGACTAAATAAATTATGAGACAAGTAAAATAGACTTCAACCTAAAATCTTAAAACTTTAATTTCGACTTTAAGTCAAAGGCTcatggaaatttttaaaaaattgaaccaGACATTAAACCGATGTTACACATACAGCTTATGTCACGTGTTTCTTCTATGGTTTTAAATGATAAAAGGGTTAAATTAACATTGTCATTTGTCCTTGACACTTTACTGCCCATTTGTTGTTATCTTCCAGAATTTTAAATGTTATAAATGAGTTTCACGTTACATTTGATTTTTCAACATCTCACCTATAAATTAGccataaaatattcatttttaACAATagcatttttaccaaaataaaataaatatatttttaagataatataaataattattttatcaaaatGATATGTTTACAACAGTAAACAATGGcaaccaaatgacaaaaaaaaaattattatttatataaatggCCTTAGTTTTAAAACAATCATCCAAATGATTTGATATAAACAATAAAATAGGACAGGGGACTTAAATAGCTGGCATCACCTATTTTTCTAACACAACCATTACCTAATGATTATGTTAggtgttaaaaaaataaatttttgagtGTTGAGGACTAGATGGCGATACACATGTATTTTTTATATCGTATTATATTAGTATacgtttatattaatatttaaaaaaattgggCACTAAAACACTAATGGTCGGCACTATTgtatcaaatttaaaaaaaaattgagtgcTCGAATATTGATAGTCGATACTCCAATACCATATTTAAAAAGATTTAAGTACTAAGACATTAATGACCGataattgaatttaataaaaattaatttaaatgaataaatttacatttaaaagaatagaatttaattaaaaaagataattaaagaaaaaagctaaataaagaaatatttaaagaaataaaaattttaaaaataaacaatttaatttaattaaaaattaatattaaggaataaatttaatttaaataaagatagaagaattaaagaaataaaaattaaaacttgaTTGGACCTTACAGCCCTTGAAACGCGCGCCTAGCCCTTGAATGGTCGACATTAGGTCTTGAGATGCGGGCCTAGCTTTTAAATGGCCAGCTTCAGCCTTTGAGAACCAcccaaattatttttacatttggCATTAGGTATCTGCTATCAGTATCCTAGCGCTAATTTCTTTTAAGATCTCGTCCATCAATATCTCaacatctattttttttttttaattttaaaagaggTGTCAGGTCAtaaatatatcaatattcaaataaaatatttttttaatttaataaaagggtgttggcaactcaaattttttttaaaaaaatataagagTGTTGATCATCTAATTCCTAACACTTAAAAATTAGTGGAGCCAAAGAATTTGGCGCTACTAACATGTCACGTcagtaattaaaaaaaaaattaatttttttgtagaGCCATGTAGAATGACGTCACCTGTATAAATATCAGGGAAATACTACAATttctgaaattgaaattgaaattgaatagTAAACTTAAATTTGGTATGAAAGTGAAAATTTAATTGAGAATTGACATACCTTATTAACAAGTTGGGttaagtcagatatagttggcatgtcatatgATTTGGAAGAGTACGGGATTTATCGGCTTTgccgatcaggcactttatgtgtcgtatatcaggcactttatgtgtcgatttcgtgcacctcgtgtgtcgCTTCGTGCACTTATGTGTCGATAACGATCGTACTATGTACCGCTTTAGGCACAATGTCTTTGTCTTGGTGTGCTTGAGTTGGAATCAGTGTATCCGCCTGTGTCCGGGTTTTTTAATAGGGTGAACAATtgaaatgagaaatttaaaataaattgattgattatactattgaaaatattaaaagaaatgagAAAGTTGAATTGTGGATTGAATTTGAGATTAGAAATGAAAGGCATGAACTAAATGTtcatgtagtgattgaaattgaagaatagctaaaaaaaaaaaaaattgtattgttATTGTTAACAAatgaaagtttaagaatgaattgatatttgagAAATTTAATTGTTACATGCTTGATAATTATattctatt
This window of the Gossypium arboreum isolate Shixiya-1 chromosome 12, ASM2569848v2, whole genome shotgun sequence genome carries:
- the LOC108478598 gene encoding coumaroyl-CoA:anthocyanidin 3-O-glucoside-6''-O-coumaroyltransferase 1-like, which gives rise to MCPQPPGKPYIHYMEGDFVAFTVAESAADFNHVIANYPRPVNLLHPFVPQLPSEHVTEDGSRVLPILAFQVTVFPNFGICIGSTYCHAVGDGKSFMHLMRSWTSVYRSGGDLTCLENSLPFIKKDIIKDPGGIELVLLKDYWDWISTSGENSASTQDLAADKVRATFVLSRAHAEKLKHLVTAQCRSSVDTEQYHISTFVVTCAYIWVCLIKSKESVANSLSHDNGDDELYYFLCPYDCRNRLEFWVPTTYLGNCLKPCAIEIKKREVLGESGIILAAKAIGKGIKEMERSDKRIETMTRSFTAVAGSPKLQVYETNFGWGRPCKVELTHIDYDGAISLADCRDGESAVEVGVALNKNEMDEFLTNFEQTLKLL